The following are encoded together in the Hyalangium minutum genome:
- a CDS encoding MBL fold metallo-hydrolase, with translation MSLTFIPLGVGDAFSALRYSSCLAVEAEGQVLLIDCPHPIRKMMREASESSGVPIDVDRVAGVALTHLHADHSSGLEGLGYFSFFLLHRKMPLLTHASVAKRLWEGHLAAGMECLIEKQGEAPNPKHFEDYFTHTPLTTEAPVQFGPFSIECRFTYHHLPTTALRIKAGGRSLGYSADTSFDEGLISWLAEADLVIHETNYGVHTPYAKLAELPSELRAKMKLIHYPDNFDLQASNIEPLAQGRRYTV, from the coding sequence ATGAGCCTCACGTTCATCCCCCTGGGCGTTGGAGATGCCTTCTCCGCGCTGCGCTACTCCTCCTGCCTCGCCGTGGAGGCCGAGGGCCAGGTGCTGCTCATCGACTGTCCCCACCCCATCCGCAAGATGATGCGCGAGGCTTCCGAGTCCTCGGGCGTCCCCATCGACGTGGACCGTGTGGCCGGCGTGGCCCTCACGCACCTGCACGCGGACCACAGCTCCGGACTGGAGGGCCTGGGCTACTTCTCCTTCTTCCTGCTGCACCGGAAGATGCCCCTGCTCACGCACGCCTCCGTAGCGAAGCGGCTGTGGGAAGGCCACCTCGCGGCCGGCATGGAGTGCCTCATCGAGAAGCAGGGCGAGGCGCCCAACCCCAAGCACTTCGAGGACTACTTCACCCACACGCCGCTCACCACCGAGGCCCCCGTCCAGTTCGGCCCCTTCTCCATCGAGTGCCGCTTCACCTACCACCACCTGCCGACCACCGCCCTGCGCATCAAGGCCGGGGGCCGGAGCCTGGGCTACAGCGCGGACACCTCTTTCGACGAGGGGCTCATCTCCTGGCTGGCCGAGGCGGACCTCGTCATCCACGAGACGAACTACGGGGTCCACACCCCGTACGCGAAGCTCGCCGAGCTCCCCAGCGAGCTTCGCGCCAAGATGAAGCTCATCCACTACCCGGACAACTTCGACCTCCAGGCGAGCAACATCGAGCCGCTCGCCCAGGGCCGCCGCTACACGGTGTGA
- a CDS encoding NAD(+)/NADH kinase codes for MHTLAIVAKRDKQEAVALAARIRERYPHLTVLAERYLSHSLGWPRVEDRELAQRAELVIVLGGDGTLIYTARLLAGRGVPILGVNLGSLGFMTEIPVDELFSTLDEVLAGRFKVDSRMKLTCRLVREGKTVLEDEVLNDVVINKGALARISDHETSIDGVPITTYKADGMILATPTGSTAYSLSAGGPIVHPSVDCTILSPICSHALTQRSIVVPADRTIRVTLRKETADTYLTLDGQTGHSLQGGDCIEVVRSPNRVNLVRNPHMAYFTILRQKLHWGER; via the coding sequence GTGCACACCCTGGCCATCGTCGCGAAGAGGGACAAGCAGGAAGCCGTAGCGCTGGCGGCGCGGATTCGCGAGCGCTACCCGCATCTCACCGTGCTCGCGGAGCGCTACCTGTCCCATTCCTTGGGCTGGCCCCGCGTGGAGGACCGGGAACTGGCCCAGCGGGCCGAGCTGGTCATCGTTCTCGGCGGGGACGGCACCCTCATCTACACCGCGCGCCTCCTGGCGGGGCGGGGCGTGCCCATCCTCGGGGTGAACCTGGGCAGCCTGGGCTTCATGACCGAAATCCCCGTGGACGAGCTGTTCTCCACCCTGGACGAGGTGCTCGCCGGCCGCTTCAAGGTGGACTCGCGCATGAAGCTCACCTGCCGCCTGGTGCGCGAGGGGAAGACCGTCCTGGAGGACGAGGTCCTCAACGACGTGGTCATCAACAAGGGCGCGCTGGCCCGCATCTCGGACCATGAGACGTCCATCGATGGGGTTCCCATCACCACCTACAAGGCGGATGGGATGATCCTGGCCACGCCCACGGGCTCCACGGCCTATTCGCTGTCGGCGGGAGGCCCCATCGTCCACCCCTCGGTGGACTGCACCATCCTGTCACCCATCTGCTCGCACGCGCTGACTCAGCGCTCCATCGTGGTGCCCGCGGATCGCACCATCCGTGTCACGCTGCGCAAGGAGACGGCGGACACGTACCTCACCCTGGACGGACAGACGGGCCACTCGCTGCAGGGTGGGGACTGCATCGAGGTGGTGCGCTCGCCCAACCGGGTGAACCTGGTGCGCAACCCGCACATGGCCTACTTCACCATCCTCCGGCAGAAGCTCCACTGGGGCGAGCGCTGA
- a CDS encoding TetR/AcrR family transcriptional regulator, with product MGRPSNTEERRQQIVAGLLRVMAERGYEGASVAAIAKAAGLAPGLVHYHFKDKQEILLTLAEQLAARVHERVASRLARVKGGDARAKVDAFLDAFLATGADADPHAVASWVTISAEAIRQPEVRAIYEKVVRTDIAQLEELVAAVTGKRRAPAVAAGLFAAIQGYFVLAASVPGLVPPGSAASTVKRMAAGLLDTAQGSEES from the coding sequence GTGGGCCGTCCATCCAACACCGAGGAGCGCCGCCAGCAGATTGTCGCGGGTCTGCTGCGGGTCATGGCAGAGCGCGGCTACGAGGGCGCCTCGGTGGCGGCGATCGCCAAGGCGGCGGGGCTGGCTCCGGGGCTGGTGCACTACCACTTCAAGGACAAGCAGGAGATCCTCCTGACGCTGGCGGAGCAGCTCGCGGCGCGCGTGCACGAGCGCGTGGCCTCACGGCTGGCGCGGGTGAAGGGAGGGGACGCACGGGCCAAAGTGGACGCGTTCCTGGATGCGTTCCTGGCGACGGGGGCGGACGCGGATCCACACGCGGTGGCGAGCTGGGTCACCATCAGCGCCGAGGCCATCCGGCAGCCCGAGGTGCGCGCCATCTACGAGAAGGTGGTGCGGACGGACATCGCGCAATTGGAGGAGCTGGTGGCCGCAGTGACGGGGAAGCGGCGGGCTCCGGCGGTGGCGGCCGGGCTCTTCGCGGCCATCCAGGGCTACTTCGTGTTGGCCGCGTCCGTGCCGGGGCTGGTGCCCCCGGGCTCCGCCGCGAGCACCGTGAAGCGCATGGCCGCGGGGTTGCTCGACACGGCACAGGGCTCGGAGGAGTCATGA
- a CDS encoding ABC transporter permease, translating to MNSNHPLGQLVLFRMRGFLREPAALFWVFVFPLLTALALGVAFRNRALPELAVAVVDSPEAEQLVPTLDAVDGLTAQQMTEAAGRDALRRGKVSLVLIPGAKPELIVDPAQAEGRTARLMVVDTLERLQGRVDHVALQRTEVTAPGSRYIDFLIPGLLGFGIMSSSLWGLGWALVQMRTGKLLKRLVATPMKRGHFLLSFMIGRSMLAVVEILFFVAFARLLFDVRMFGSLLSFTLLGLWGSTAFGGLALLVVCRANNAETASGLMNLVSMPMTVLSGVFFASTNFPDWLQPVIQFLPLTALNDGLRSIMLDGTPLLALWPQVLILGVWGLIPFFIALRYFKWM from the coding sequence ATGAACTCGAACCACCCGTTGGGGCAGCTCGTGCTGTTCCGGATGCGCGGGTTCCTGCGCGAGCCCGCCGCCCTCTTCTGGGTCTTCGTCTTCCCGCTGCTCACCGCCCTGGCGCTCGGGGTGGCCTTCCGCAACCGCGCCCTGCCCGAGCTGGCTGTGGCCGTCGTGGACAGCCCCGAGGCCGAGCAGCTCGTCCCCACCCTGGACGCTGTGGACGGGCTCACCGCCCAGCAGATGACCGAGGCCGCCGGCCGCGACGCCCTGCGCCGGGGCAAGGTGTCCCTGGTGCTCATCCCTGGCGCGAAGCCCGAGCTCATCGTGGATCCCGCCCAGGCCGAGGGCCGCACCGCGCGGCTCATGGTGGTGGACACGCTGGAGCGGCTCCAGGGCCGCGTGGACCACGTGGCGTTGCAGCGCACCGAGGTGACGGCGCCGGGCTCGCGCTACATCGACTTCCTCATCCCCGGCCTGCTGGGCTTTGGGATCATGTCCTCCAGCCTGTGGGGGCTGGGCTGGGCGCTGGTGCAGATGCGCACCGGCAAGCTGCTCAAGCGCCTGGTGGCCACGCCCATGAAGCGCGGCCACTTCCTGCTCTCCTTCATGATCGGCCGCAGCATGCTCGCCGTGGTGGAGATCCTCTTCTTCGTCGCCTTTGCCCGGCTGCTCTTCGACGTGCGCATGTTCGGCAGCCTGCTCTCCTTCACCCTCCTGGGGCTGTGGGGCTCCACGGCCTTCGGGGGGCTGGCGCTGCTCGTCGTCTGCCGGGCCAACAACGCGGAGACGGCCAGCGGGCTCATGAACCTCGTCAGCATGCCGATGACCGTGCTCTCGGGCGTGTTCTTCGCCTCCACCAACTTCCCGGACTGGCTCCAGCCCGTCATCCAGTTCCTGCCGCTCACCGCCCTGAACGACGGCCTGCGCAGCATCATGCTGGATGGCACGCCCCTGCTCGCCCTCTGGCCCCAGGTGCTGATACTGGGGGTTTGGGGCCTGATTCCCTTCTTCATCGCATTGCGTTACTTCAAGTGGATGTAG
- a CDS encoding YdcF family protein codes for MFLFLSKILDLFLGPLTWAMLFILAGILLRRRRARLALGLQLFGLAVLYVFSIEPVAAVLMRWTESGVEATYRPDVVYDAVIVLGGGLDPDATETSGRAEYNAAGDRILRGYELLREGHARNILISGGSLDPRPEAPIEADVLSRQLQMWGIEPGRIFTEGRSRNTRENAVESEKIIRQQGWKTLLLVTSAAHMPRAYGCYAAVGIRTDTFLADVRSPPGKRSPSWLPRGYHLSASSDALRELAGRMVYRMRGWTAP; via the coding sequence ATGTTCCTCTTCCTCTCCAAGATCCTGGATTTGTTCCTCGGTCCGCTCACGTGGGCGATGCTGTTCATCCTCGCGGGGATCCTCCTGCGGCGGCGCCGGGCTCGGTTGGCTCTCGGGCTTCAGCTCTTCGGGCTCGCAGTGCTCTACGTCTTCTCCATCGAGCCCGTGGCCGCAGTGCTCATGCGGTGGACCGAGTCCGGGGTGGAGGCGACGTACCGGCCCGACGTGGTCTACGACGCGGTCATCGTGCTGGGCGGCGGCCTGGATCCGGACGCGACCGAGACCTCGGGCCGGGCGGAGTACAACGCGGCGGGGGATCGCATCCTGCGAGGCTACGAGCTGCTGCGCGAGGGCCACGCGCGCAACATCCTCATCTCCGGAGGCTCACTGGATCCACGGCCGGAGGCGCCCATCGAGGCGGATGTGCTCTCGCGCCAGTTGCAGATGTGGGGCATCGAGCCCGGGCGCATCTTCACGGAGGGCCGCAGCCGCAACACGCGGGAGAACGCGGTGGAGTCGGAGAAGATCATCCGGCAGCAGGGATGGAAAACGCTCCTGCTGGTGACGAGCGCGGCGCACATGCCCCGGGCATACGGGTGCTACGCGGCGGTAGGGATCCGGACGGACACGTTCCTGGCGGATGTGCGGTCACCCCCGGGCAAGCGGTCGCCGAGCTGGCTGCCTCGGGGCTATCACCTGAGCGCGAGCTCGGACGCGCTCCGAGAGCTGGCGGGCCGGATGGTGTACCGGATGCGCGGCTGGACGGCGCCCTAG
- a CDS encoding ABC transporter ATP-binding protein, translating into MEPSPSPAASSPPLAIEVKGLVKRFEDVTAIAGTHFEVPVGQCVGLLGPNGAGKTTTVEILEGLQHPTSGEVRLLGLRWDKDEAELRERIGIALQETRFHDRLSVEETVRLFRSFYRKGLSVEEAIGLVKLEEKRNAQVVKLSGGQRQRLALAVALAADPEILFLDEPTTGLDPQSRRALWDVITGLKGKGRTVVLTTHYMEEAQVLCDQVIIMDHGRIVARGTPAQLIASIGGEQVIDFSTTPTLPAEAFAEVPTLVATHSRGDGYTLSVKELHRALPGLLSLVSARGAHLVHLSTRQATLDDVFLASTGRSLREDAQS; encoded by the coding sequence GTGGAACCCTCGCCCAGTCCTGCCGCCTCCTCCCCTCCCCTCGCCATCGAGGTGAAGGGGCTCGTCAAACGCTTCGAGGACGTCACCGCCATCGCTGGCACCCACTTCGAGGTTCCCGTGGGCCAGTGCGTGGGCCTGCTCGGCCCCAACGGCGCCGGGAAGACGACCACCGTCGAGATCCTCGAGGGCCTTCAGCACCCCACGTCGGGCGAGGTCCGGCTCCTGGGCCTGCGCTGGGACAAGGACGAAGCTGAACTCCGGGAGCGCATCGGCATCGCCCTCCAGGAGACGCGCTTCCATGACCGGCTCTCCGTCGAGGAGACCGTGCGCCTCTTCCGCTCCTTCTACCGGAAGGGCCTGTCCGTCGAGGAGGCCATCGGCCTCGTCAAGCTGGAGGAGAAGCGCAATGCCCAGGTGGTGAAGCTCTCCGGCGGCCAGCGGCAGCGGCTGGCGCTCGCGGTGGCGCTCGCCGCAGACCCGGAGATCCTCTTCCTCGACGAGCCCACCACCGGCCTGGACCCCCAGTCGCGGCGCGCCCTCTGGGACGTCATCACCGGCCTCAAGGGCAAGGGCCGCACCGTCGTCCTCACCACCCATTATATGGAGGAGGCCCAGGTGCTCTGCGACCAGGTGATCATCATGGATCACGGCCGCATCGTCGCCCGAGGCACTCCGGCCCAGCTCATCGCCTCCATTGGCGGCGAGCAGGTGATCGATTTCTCCACCACCCCCACCCTCCCCGCCGAGGCCTTCGCCGAGGTCCCCACGCTCGTGGCCACGCACTCCCGCGGCGACGGCTACACCCTCTCCGTCAAGGAGCTGCACCGCGCCCTGCCGGGGCTCCTCTCGCTGGTGTCCGCGCGCGGCGCCCACCTCGTCCACCTGTCCACCCGCCAGGCCACGCTCGATGACGTGTTCCTGGCCTCCACCGGCCGCAGCCTGCGCGAGGACGCTCAGTCATGA
- a CDS encoding bifunctional metallophosphatase/5'-nucleotidase, producing MNAVRRPLPRWPSLVLALALALGCSPLAQKQATPETVRINLLHLNDVYQFTPLEQGRVGGIARVATLRKRLLAEAPHTLTLFAGDTLAPSVESISEVGGKPLQGQQMIDAWNALGVDYAVPGNHDFDFGDAVLRERIKASRFPWLAANIFDNDTGKPFEGLHPYQLIQLSGVKVGLFGLLVPETEVTSSVSEHTNIRDVCSTAKPIVSRLRKEGATVIIALTHLDVQQDRELAQCAPVDVIIGGHEHERIEDRSTGVPIFKVAADAVELGQVTLDVDTKTGKVRQLDWKVHPITPELPEDPSFLAAMTKYAPLIAELSQPVGKTPVPLDARKLVVRSQETNLGSLVADALRQAAGTDVALVNGGAIRGDTRFSAGVLTRREMLSIFPYRDQLVRLQVTGAILQAALENAVSKSAEDPEPGRFLQVSGLRFAFDPSRPKGQRVLCVTVGGKPLSPTATYSLATFSFLASGKDGYEMFKGLPATPALQEGRTPRDVLSDALRTGKPPPMQQGDGRIQRASASAGACTTGPNSL from the coding sequence GTGAACGCCGTGCGCCGCCCTCTCCCCCGCTGGCCGTCGCTGGTGCTGGCCCTCGCGCTCGCGCTGGGCTGCAGCCCCTTAGCGCAGAAACAGGCCACGCCGGAGACCGTCCGCATCAACCTGCTCCACCTCAACGACGTGTACCAGTTCACCCCGCTGGAGCAGGGGCGCGTCGGAGGTATTGCCCGCGTCGCCACGCTGCGCAAGAGGCTCCTCGCCGAGGCCCCTCACACGCTGACGCTCTTCGCCGGCGACACGCTCGCCCCCTCCGTGGAGTCCATCAGCGAGGTGGGCGGCAAGCCGCTCCAAGGCCAGCAGATGATTGATGCCTGGAACGCGCTCGGGGTGGACTACGCGGTGCCGGGCAACCACGACTTCGACTTCGGGGACGCCGTGCTGCGCGAGCGCATCAAGGCCTCGCGTTTCCCGTGGCTCGCCGCGAACATCTTCGACAACGACACCGGAAAGCCCTTCGAGGGTCTCCACCCCTACCAGCTCATCCAGCTCAGCGGCGTGAAGGTGGGCTTGTTCGGCCTGCTGGTTCCCGAGACGGAGGTGACCTCCAGCGTTTCGGAGCACACGAACATCCGGGACGTCTGCTCCACGGCGAAGCCCATCGTCTCGCGGCTGCGCAAGGAGGGCGCCACCGTCATCATCGCGCTCACCCACCTGGACGTGCAGCAGGACCGGGAGCTGGCCCAGTGCGCTCCCGTGGACGTCATCATCGGCGGGCACGAGCACGAGCGCATCGAGGACCGCTCCACCGGCGTTCCCATCTTCAAGGTGGCGGCAGATGCCGTGGAGCTGGGCCAGGTCACCCTGGATGTGGACACCAAGACGGGCAAGGTGCGCCAGCTGGACTGGAAGGTGCACCCCATCACCCCGGAGCTGCCCGAGGATCCCTCCTTCCTCGCGGCGATGACGAAGTACGCCCCCCTCATCGCCGAGCTGTCCCAGCCCGTGGGCAAGACGCCCGTGCCGCTCGATGCGCGAAAGCTGGTGGTGCGCAGCCAGGAGACGAACCTGGGCTCGCTCGTGGCCGATGCGCTGCGCCAAGCCGCAGGCACCGATGTGGCGCTCGTCAACGGTGGTGCCATCCGCGGTGACACCCGCTTCAGCGCCGGAGTGCTCACCCGGCGCGAGATGCTCTCCATCTTCCCGTACCGTGATCAGCTCGTGCGGTTGCAGGTGACGGGCGCCATCCTCCAGGCCGCGCTGGAGAACGCCGTCAGCAAGAGCGCCGAGGACCCCGAGCCCGGCCGCTTCCTCCAAGTCTCCGGCCTGCGCTTCGCGTTCGATCCAAGCCGGCCCAAGGGCCAGCGCGTCCTGTGCGTCACGGTGGGGGGCAAGCCCCTGTCCCCAACGGCGACATACAGCCTGGCGACATTCAGCTTCCTCGCGAGTGGCAAGGACGGCTACGAGATGTTCAAGGGACTCCCGGCCACCCCGGCCCTACAGGAGGGCCGCACCCCGAGAGACGTCCTGAGCGACGCGCTCCGCACCGGCAAGCCGCCTCCCATGCAACAGGGAGATGGGCGCATCCAGCGCGCCAGCGCCTCGGCTGGAGCGTGCACGACGGGCCCGAACTCCCTGTAA
- a CDS encoding MFS transporter: MKTATKIGLLSSLYLSQGLPYGFFTQALPALLRKQGMSLPNIGLTYLLLLPWALKFVWAPLMDRHGSERLGRRRGYILPLQLLSAGVLLLLALPSGAPSTQLLLGVVLVVNLLAATQDVATDGLAVNLLAARELGLGNGVQVAAYRVGMILGGGLILAVFDAAGWRPTLLSLGAMLLVATVPIALYREPPSAPPARESMDLAWWFKRPGTAGWLMLLVLYKAGEALATGMLRTFLVDAGLSLTDLSWMLGGVGFTAGLLGALAGGALVNRLGYRRALILFGLVQMGAVLLYAFAARGASMALLTLVCGVEHLASGMATASLFTVMMHECRPEHAGTDYTVQASLVVIATGGAAAVSGFSAQALGYSGHFLLSAALCALGTAYVLLTFHPPQHLQTAEPH; encoded by the coding sequence ATGAAGACCGCGACGAAGATCGGCCTGCTGTCGAGCCTGTATCTGTCGCAGGGGCTGCCCTACGGCTTCTTCACCCAGGCGCTGCCAGCGCTGCTGCGCAAGCAGGGCATGTCCCTGCCCAACATCGGCCTGACGTACCTGCTCCTGCTGCCCTGGGCGCTGAAGTTCGTCTGGGCGCCGCTGATGGATCGGCACGGCTCGGAGCGGCTCGGTCGGCGGCGTGGGTACATCCTCCCGCTCCAGCTGCTCTCCGCGGGAGTGCTCCTGCTGCTCGCGCTTCCTTCGGGGGCGCCGAGCACCCAGCTCCTGCTGGGCGTGGTGCTGGTGGTGAACCTGCTGGCGGCGACTCAGGACGTGGCCACGGACGGGCTCGCGGTGAACCTGCTCGCGGCGCGGGAGCTGGGGCTGGGGAACGGCGTGCAGGTGGCGGCGTACCGGGTGGGGATGATCCTGGGCGGCGGGTTGATTCTGGCGGTGTTCGACGCGGCGGGCTGGCGCCCCACCCTGCTGAGCCTCGGAGCCATGCTGCTCGTGGCCACCGTGCCCATCGCGCTCTACCGGGAGCCTCCGTCCGCGCCGCCAGCTCGCGAGAGCATGGATCTGGCCTGGTGGTTCAAGCGCCCTGGCACGGCGGGGTGGCTGATGCTGCTCGTCCTCTACAAGGCGGGCGAGGCGCTCGCGACGGGCATGCTGCGCACCTTCCTTGTGGACGCGGGGCTGAGTCTCACGGACCTGAGCTGGATGCTCGGAGGTGTCGGCTTTACGGCAGGGCTCCTCGGCGCGCTGGCGGGAGGCGCTCTGGTGAACCGGCTCGGGTACCGGCGGGCGTTGATCCTCTTTGGCCTCGTTCAGATGGGGGCCGTGCTGCTCTACGCGTTCGCGGCGCGTGGGGCCTCGATGGCGCTCCTCACGCTCGTGTGCGGAGTCGAGCACCTGGCCAGCGGCATGGCCACTGCCTCCCTGTTCACCGTGATGATGCACGAGTGCCGCCCCGAGCATGCCGGTACCGACTACACCGTGCAGGCCTCACTGGTCGTCATCGCTACCGGTGGAGCCGCGGCCGTGAGCGGCTTCTCGGCACAGGCGCTGGGCTACTCGGGACACTTCCTGCTATCCGCCGCACTGTGCGCACTGGGGACAGCGTACGTGCTGCTCACCTTCCATCCGCCGCAGCATCTTCAAACGGCTGAGCCGCATTGA
- a CDS encoding protein kinase domain-containing protein, with product MATEEKSIPFGKYELLERLGVGGMANVYRARYTAVPGITKPVVIKRVLDEYAENPTFMELFIHEARISVGLSHGNIVQVFDFGQVNAEYYLAMELVDGQPLSRVIKRAQQQGLRFLPQALAASIALEMCKGLHYAHTRKDEQGRPLGIVHRDVSPDNVLVSYDGEVKITDFGIAKAQLAGRPITAAGMVKGKYLYLSPEQAQGQDDVDARSDVYAVGVVLYRMLCGRLPFEGQDFEVMARIVQGGITPAIQLNPDLDGQLNQIVMRALATSREDRFQSAEALQQALSLWMASRAPLFSVNSLKHLMGWLYTQELAAQGRAPVLPQEFLDQVRLWKGPSGEETTPDQLPAVTREAPPGPNALPARPASDSWKWDTQPEALPTQVFRAAGAGEASSDATEEVAPAQIEPSTSRRSPLWSLGVAALAAVMAGGLFWVLRGPGTLEIHSEPPGAQVRIDGQFRGVTPLVLEDVKPDAPHTMELVLLGKKSWERSFAAGTLRGKVEAELEELESATQEPAIPDPESEPEEAKAPPQEQPEDSRVAVATKKATAQPKSSASPPSGLRITAADKPSAETAAAKYKAGVKQLSRGKLQKAKELFWQCLAHDPKSAKCFRRLGEVSAALGNTEEALEYYARFLELDPRGDGATAARDYVREHGRGGR from the coding sequence GTGGCGACCGAGGAAAAGTCCATCCCCTTCGGCAAGTACGAACTGCTCGAGCGCCTGGGCGTGGGCGGGATGGCCAACGTCTACCGTGCGCGGTACACGGCCGTCCCTGGCATCACCAAGCCCGTCGTCATCAAGCGCGTGCTGGACGAGTACGCGGAGAACCCGACCTTCATGGAGCTGTTCATCCATGAGGCGCGCATCTCCGTGGGACTGAGCCACGGCAACATCGTCCAAGTCTTCGACTTCGGTCAGGTGAATGCCGAGTACTACCTGGCCATGGAGCTGGTGGACGGCCAGCCGCTGTCGCGCGTCATCAAGCGGGCCCAGCAGCAGGGGCTCCGGTTTCTGCCCCAGGCGCTGGCGGCGAGCATCGCCCTCGAGATGTGCAAGGGGCTGCACTACGCCCACACGCGCAAGGACGAGCAGGGCCGCCCGCTGGGGATCGTCCACCGGGACGTGTCTCCCGACAACGTGCTGGTCAGCTACGACGGCGAGGTGAAGATCACCGACTTCGGCATCGCCAAGGCGCAGCTGGCGGGCCGGCCCATCACCGCGGCGGGCATGGTGAAAGGCAAGTACCTCTACCTCTCGCCGGAGCAGGCGCAGGGGCAGGATGATGTGGATGCGCGCTCGGACGTGTACGCGGTGGGGGTGGTGCTCTACCGCATGCTCTGCGGCCGGCTGCCCTTCGAGGGCCAAGACTTCGAGGTGATGGCTCGCATCGTCCAGGGCGGCATCACTCCAGCCATCCAGCTCAACCCTGACCTGGATGGCCAGCTCAACCAGATCGTCATGCGGGCGCTGGCCACCTCGAGGGAGGACCGCTTCCAGAGCGCCGAGGCGCTGCAGCAGGCGCTCAGCCTGTGGATGGCCTCGCGGGCGCCGCTGTTCTCCGTGAACAGCCTGAAGCACCTGATGGGCTGGCTCTACACGCAGGAGCTGGCGGCGCAGGGCCGGGCCCCCGTCCTGCCGCAGGAGTTCCTCGATCAGGTCCGGCTGTGGAAGGGCCCTTCAGGCGAGGAGACCACGCCGGACCAGCTCCCTGCGGTGACGCGGGAGGCCCCGCCGGGGCCGAATGCACTGCCTGCACGGCCCGCGTCGGACTCGTGGAAGTGGGACACCCAGCCGGAGGCCCTCCCCACGCAGGTTTTCCGGGCGGCAGGCGCGGGAGAGGCTTCCAGTGACGCCACGGAAGAGGTGGCACCCGCGCAGATCGAGCCCAGCACGTCACGCAGGAGTCCCTTGTGGAGCCTGGGCGTGGCGGCGCTCGCGGCGGTGATGGCGGGAGGCCTGTTCTGGGTGCTGCGCGGGCCCGGGACCCTGGAGATCCACTCCGAGCCGCCTGGGGCGCAGGTGCGCATCGATGGACAGTTCCGGGGCGTGACGCCGCTGGTGCTGGAGGACGTCAAGCCAGACGCGCCGCACACGATGGAACTGGTCCTGCTGGGGAAGAAGTCCTGGGAGCGCTCGTTCGCCGCGGGCACGCTCCGGGGGAAGGTGGAGGCCGAGCTCGAGGAGTTGGAGTCGGCCACTCAGGAGCCGGCCATTCCCGATCCGGAGTCGGAGCCAGAGGAGGCCAAGGCTCCTCCACAGGAGCAACCCGAGGACTCCCGTGTCGCGGTTGCGACGAAGAAGGCCACGGCCCAGCCCAAGTCCTCAGCCTCGCCCCCATCGGGCCTCCGGATCACCGCCGCGGACAAGCCCTCTGCCGAGACTGCCGCCGCGAAGTACAAGGCGGGGGTGAAGCAGTTGAGCCGGGGCAAGCTCCAGAAGGCCAAGGAGCTGTTCTGGCAGTGCCTGGCGCATGACCCGAAGTCCGCGAAGTGCTTCCGCCGCTTGGGCGAGGTCTCCGCGGCGCTGGGCAACACGGAGGAGGCGCTGGAGTATTACGCGCGCTTCCTGGAGCTCGATCCGCGCGGCGACGGCGCCACCGCCGCCCGGGACTATGTCCGGGAACATGGCCGAGGGGGCCGTTAG
- a CDS encoding adenine phosphoribosyltransferase, with amino-acid sequence MTAADLSLADEVKARLRDVQDFPRPGIVFKDITPLLADPVLFGRVINAMAAPFRGQHITKVIGVEARGFILGAPVALALNAGFVPARKPGKLPHRTVVERYSLEYGSDGLELHQDAILKGERAIIVDDVLATGGTAEATAKLTSQLGGELVGFSFLMVLGFLDGAKRLGADRVRSVITL; translated from the coding sequence ATGACCGCCGCTGATCTCTCCCTCGCCGATGAAGTGAAGGCCCGCCTGCGCGACGTTCAGGACTTCCCTCGCCCCGGCATCGTCTTCAAGGACATCACCCCGCTGCTGGCGGACCCAGTCCTCTTCGGCCGCGTCATCAACGCCATGGCGGCGCCCTTCCGGGGCCAGCACATCACCAAGGTCATCGGCGTGGAGGCGCGCGGCTTCATCTTGGGAGCGCCCGTGGCGCTGGCGCTCAATGCGGGCTTCGTCCCGGCGCGCAAGCCCGGCAAGCTGCCCCACCGCACCGTCGTCGAGCGCTACTCCCTGGAGTACGGCTCGGATGGGCTGGAGCTGCACCAGGACGCCATCCTCAAGGGCGAGCGGGCCATCATCGTGGACGACGTGCTGGCCACCGGTGGCACCGCCGAGGCCACCGCCAAGCTCACCTCGCAGCTGGGCGGCGAGCTGGTGGGCTTCAGCTTCCTCATGGTGCTCGGCTTCCTGGATGGCGCGAAGCGCTTGGGCGCCGACCGCGTGCGCAGCGTCATCACCCTGTAG